The following proteins are encoded in a genomic region of Oryza brachyantha chromosome 11, ObraRS2, whole genome shotgun sequence:
- the LOC102721690 gene encoding probable pectinesterase 53 encodes MGRPNLAVAVVGLVVVVAASLPSPSLQLFFDLSQLIKSGSGSGGGFSKWVVLNQEDYVMKASVYAKKAVGDTGKTIDESLSSAEAAKVTYVVDPKGTPSKTTFTNITAALAAIPEGNKKRVVIDLKPGEYREKIFINISKPYVTFVSDPLKPAVIVWNDTAATMGKGGKPVGTVGSTTVAVESDYFVASGVVFKNDAPLAKPGAKGGQAVALRLFGTKSALYNCTVDGGQDTLYDHKGLHYFKNCIIKGSVDFIFGFGRSFYEGCTIISVVKEVAVLTAQQRSKTIEGAIESGFSFKNCTIKGQGPIYLGRAWGDSSRVIYSYTEMGKEVVPVGWDGWNIAKPESSGIYYGEFKCFGAGADAVNHAKRVGWALDLTEEQAKPFIGVHYIFGDSWILPPPKAGAAASSSSATESSSAPAESPTSGSAAAPSASSKTANASAPAASSKTAYSSSTASAPAASTKTANSSATASATSTATSTATATAKTAYSSTPAATTTATTTTTKAR; translated from the exons atgGGTCGTCCcaacctcgccgtcgccgtggtggggctggtggtggtggtggcggcgtcgctgccgtcgccgtcgctgcagCTGTTCTTCGACCTGTCACAGCTCATCAagtccggctccggctccggcggcgggttCAGCAAGTGGGTGGTGCTGAACCAGGAGGACTACGTGATGAAGGCCTCGGTGTACGCCAAGAAGGCGGTGGGCGACACCGGCAAGACCATCGACGAGAGCCTGtcgtcggcggaggcggcgaaggTGACGTACGTGGTGGACCCCAAGGGGACACCGAGCAAGACGACGTTCACCAACAtcacggcggcgctggcggccaTCCCGGAGGGGAACAAGAAGCGCGTCGTCATCGACCTCAAGCCCGGCGAGTACCGGGAGAAGATCTTCATCAACATCAGCAAGCCGTACGTGACGTTCGTGTCGGACCCGCTGAAGCCGGCGGTGATCGTCTGGAacgacacggcggcgacgatgggcAAGGGCGGGAAGCCCGTGGGCACGGTGGGCAGCACCACCGTGGCCGTGGAGTCCGACTACTTCGTGGCCTCGGGCGTCGTTTTCAAGAACGACGCGCCGCTGGCGAAGCCGGGGGCCAAGGGCGGGCAGGCGGTGGCGCTCCGGTTGTTCGGCACCAAGTCGGCGCTGTACAACTGCACCGTCGACGGCGGGCAGGACACGCTGTACGACCACAAGGGGCTCCACTACTTCAAGAACTGCATCATCAAGGGCAGCGTCGACTTCATCTTCGGGTTCGGGAGATCCTTCTACGAGGGCTGCACCATCATCTCCGTGGTTAAGGAGGTCGCCGTGCTGACGGCGCAGCAGAGGTCCAAGACGATCGAGGGCGCCATCGAGAGCGGCTTCTCCTTCAAGAACTGCACCATCAAGGGGCAAGGGCCGATCTACCTGGGCCGCGCATGGGGGGACTCGTCGCGGGTCATCTACTCCTACACGGAGATGGGGAAGGAGGTGGTGCCCGTCGGCTGGGACGGCTGGAACATCGCCAAGCCCGAGAGCAGCGGCATCTACTACGGCGAGTTCAAGTgcttcggcgccggcgccgacgccgtcaaCCACGCCAAGAGGGTCGGCTGGGCGCTCGACCTCACCGAGGAGCAGGCCAAGCCCTTCATCGGCGTCCACTACATCTTCGGCGACTCCTGGATCCTCCCTCCACCCAA AGCGGGAGCAGCGGCTTCAAGTTCATCGGCGACGGAGAGTTCCAGTGCACCGGCCGAGTCTCCGACGTCGGGGAGTGCGGCTGCACCGTCCGCATCATCCAAGACGGCCAATGCGAGTGCACCAGCCGCATCATCCAAGACGGCGTATTCAAGTTCCACGGCGAGTGCACCGGCGGCGTCGACTAAGACAGCGAACTCGAGCGCGACGGCCTCGGCTACATCGACGGCGACTTCCACTGCAACAGCCACGGCTAAGACGGCGTATTCAAGTAcaccggcggcgaccacgacggcgacgacgacgacgacgaaggcgCGATGA